From a region of the Archocentrus centrarchus isolate MPI-CPG fArcCen1 chromosome 18, fArcCen1, whole genome shotgun sequence genome:
- the LOC115796732 gene encoding uncharacterized protein LOC115796732 isoform X19 gives MKLLTVSALLCAIVALTTVAEEGSSAVGKGSTQPGEVNVEKRAICYWRRRVGRIRYGNRYYNYSPRRRTWARTRLVKFHWRRRVSGIRYGKRYNRYSTNLRTWARARQVGLIRYGNRYYRYCPCCRTWTRVRARLVKSHWGRRVGWIRYGNRYYRYSPRRQTWARARFGKSHWRRHVGWTRYGNRYYRYSPHRRTWVRGRLGKSHWRRRVGWIRYGNRYYRYSPHRRTWVRGRLVKSHWRRRVGWIRYGNRYYRYSPHRRIRARARLVKSHWPRWVGWIRYGNRYYRYSPRRRTWVRGRLVKSHRRRRVGWIRYGNRYYRYSPHRRTWARARLEKSHWRRGVGWIRYGNRYYRYSPRRRTWARARLGKSHWPRRVGWIRYGNRYYRYSPRRRTLVRGRLVKSHRRRGVGWIRYGNRYYRYSPHRRIRARARLVKSHWPRRVGWIRYGNRYYRYSPRRRIRARARLGKSHWRRRVGWIRYGNRYYRYSPRRRTWVRGRRVGWIRYGNRYYRYSPRRRTWARGRLVKSHWRKRVGWIRYGNRYYRYSPHRWIQARARLVKSHWPRWVGWIRYGNRYYRYSPRRRTWVRGRLVKSHWCRRVGWIRYGNRYYRYSPRRRTWARGRLVKSHWRKRVGWIRYGNRYYRYSPHRQIRARARLGKSHWPRRVGWIRYGNRYYRYSPRRRTWVRGRLVKSHWRRGVGWIRYGNRYYRYSPHRRIRARARLVKSHWRRGVGWIRYGNRYYRYSPRRRTWVRGRLGKSHWPRRVGWIRYGNRYYRYSPRRRTWVRGRLVKSHRRSGVGWIRYGNRYYRYSPHRRTWARARLGKSHWRRGVGWIRYGNRYYRYSRRRRTWARARLGKSHWCRRVGWIRYGNRYYRYSPHRRIRARARLRKSHWRRRVGWIRYGNRYYRYSPRRRIRARARLVKSHWRRGVGWIRYGNRYYRYSPRRRTWVRGRLVKSHWRKRVGWIRYGNRYYRYSPHRQIRARARLGKSHWPRRVGWIRYGNRYYRYSPRRRTWVRGRLVKSHWRKRVGWIRYGNRYYRYSPHRRIRARARLGKSHWPRRVGWIRYGNRYYRYSPRRRTWVRGRLVKSHWRKRVGWIRYGNRYYRYSPHRRIRARARLGKSHWPRWVGWIRYGNRYYRYSPHRRIRARARLVKSHRRSGVGWIRYGNRYYRYSPHRRTWARARLGKSHWRRGVGWIRYGNRYYRYSRRRRTWARARLGKSHWCRRVGWIRYGNRYYRYSPHRRIRARARLRKSHWRRRVGWIRYGNRYYRYSPRRRTWVRGRLVKSHRRRGVGWIRYGNRYYRYSPHRRIRAQARMVKTHWRRGVGWIRYGNRYYRYSPRRRTWVRGRLVKSHWCRRVGWIRYGNRYYRYSPRCRTWVRGRLGKSHWRKRVGWIRYGNRYYRYSPHRRIRARARLGKSHWPRRVGWIRYGNRYYRYSPHRRTWVRGRLVKSHWCRRVGWIRYGNRYYRYSPRRRTLVRGRLGKSHWPRRVGWIRYGNRYYRYSPRRRTWVRGRLVKSHWRKRVGWIRYGNRYYRYSPHRRIRARARLRKSHWRRRVGWIRYGNRYYRYSPRRRTWVRGRLVKSHRRRGVGWIRYGNRYYRYSPHRRIRARARMVKSHWRRGVGWIRYGNRYYRYSPRRRTWVRGRLVKSHWCRRVGWIRYGNRYYRYSPRRRTWARGRLVKSHWRKRVGWIRYGNRYYRYSPHRRIRARARLVKSHWPRRVGWIRYGNRYYRYSPRRRTWVRGRLVKSHWRKRVGWIRYGNRYYRYSPHRRIRARARLVKSHRRSGVGWIRYGNRYYRYSPHRRTWARARLVKSHWRRRVGWIRYGNRYYRYSPHRRIRARARLRKSHWRRRVGWIRYGNRYYRYSPRRRTWVRGRSRLMKSHRRRRVGWIRYGNRYYRYSPRRRTWARARLGKSKSRRRVGWIRYGNRYYRYSPRRRTSAPARLVKSHWHRPVGLIRYGNRYNRYSTYRRTSARARLVKSHWHKRVGWTRYGNRYYRYFPYRWTWAQAQRFCQSKNANLASVRNLGEYRAIQRVIYRVTHRFVPTWIGGSDAQQERFWFWIDGTPFRFTYWCPAEPNNAGSREHCLHMNWTGCRCINDAPCYNQYPFVCVLKSG, from the exons GTTTGGGAAATCCCATTGGCGCAGGCATGTGGGTTGGACTAGATATGGCAACCGATACTACCGCTACTCTCCCCATCGCCGGACTTGGGTTCGGggaag GTTGGGGAAATCCCATTGGCGCAGGCGTGTGGGTTGGATTAGATATGGCAACCGATACTACCGCTACTCTCCCCATCGCCGGACTTGGGTTCGGggaag GTTGGTGAAATCCCATTGGCGCAGGCGGGTGGGTTGGATTAGATATGGCAACCGATACTACCGCTACTCTCCCCATCGCCGGATTCGGGCTCGGGcaag GTTGGTGAAATCCCATTGGCCCAGGTGGGTGGGTTGGATTAGATATGGCAACCGATACTACCGCTACTCTCCCCGTCGCCGGACTTGGGTTCGGggaag GTTGGTGAAATCACATCGGCGCAGGCGGGTGGGTTGGATTAGATATGGCAACCGATACTACCGCTACTCTCCCCATCGCCGGACTTGGGCTCGGGCAAG GTTGGAGAAATCCCATTGGCGCAGAGGGGTGGGTTGGATCAGATATGGCAACCGATACTACCGCTACTCTCCTCGTCGCCGGACTTGGGCTCGAgcaag GTTGGGGAAATCCCATTGGCCCAGGCGGGTGGGTTGGATTAGATATGGCAACCGATACTACCGCTACTCTCCCCGTCGCCGGACTTTGGTTCGAggaag GTTGGTGAAATCGCATCGGCGCAGGGGGGTGGGTTGGATTAGATATGGCAACCGATACTACCGCTACTCTCCCCATCGCCGGATTCGGGCTCGGGcaag GTTGGTGAAATCCCATTGGCCCAGGCGGGTGGGTTGGATTAGATATGGCAACCGATACTACCGCTACTCTCCCCGTCGCCGGATTCGGGCTCGGGcaag GTTGGGGAAATCCCATTGGCGCAGACGGGTGGGTTGGATTAGATATGGCAACCGATACTACCGCTACTCTCCCCGTCGCCGGACTTGGGTTCGGGGAAG GCGTGTGGGTTGGATTAGATATGGCAACCGATATTACCGCTACTCTCCTCGTCGCCGGACTTGGGCTCGAGGAAG GTTGGTGAAATCCCATTGGCGAAAGCGGGTGGGTTGGATTAGATATGGCAACCGATACTACCGCTACTCTCCCCATCGCTGGATTCAGGCTCGGGcaag GTTGGTGAAATCCCATTGGCCCAGGTGGGTGGGTTGGATTAGATATGGCAACCGATACTACCGCTACTCTCCCCGTCGCCGGACTTGGGTTCGGggaag GTTGGTGAAATCCCATTGGTGCAGGCGTGTGGGTTGGATTAGATATGGCAACCGGTATTACCGCTACTCTCCTCGTCGCAGGACTTGGGCTCGAggaag GTTGGTGAAATCCCATTGGCGCAAGCGGGTGGGTTGGATTCGATATGGCAACCGATACTACCGCTACTCTCCCCATCGCCAGATTCGGGCTCGGGCAAG GTTGGGGAAATCCCATTGGCCCAGGCGGGTGGGTTGGATTAGATATGGCAACCGATACTACCGCTACTCTCCCCGTCGCCGGACTTGGGTTCGGggaag GTTGGTGAAATCGCATTGGCGCAGGGGGGTGGGTTGGATTAGATATGGCAACCGATACTACCGCTACTCTCCCCATCGCCGGATTCGGGCTCGGGCAAG GTTGGTGAAATCCCATTGGCGCAGAGGGGTGGGTTGGATTAGATATGGCAACCGATACTACCGCTACTCTCCCCGTCGCCGGACTTGGGTTCGGGGAAG GTTGGGGAAATCCCATTGGCCCAGGCGGGTGGGTTGGATTAGATATGGCAACCGATACTACCGCTACTCTCCCCGTCGCCGGACTTGGGTTCGGggaag GTTGGTGAAATCGCATCGGCGCAGCGGGGTGGGTTGGATTAGATATGGCAACCGATACTACCGCTACTCTCCCCATCGCCGGACTTGGGCTCGGGCAAG GTTGGGGAAATCCCATTGGCGCAGAGGGGTGGGTTGGATTAGATATGGCAACCGATACTACCGCTACTCTCGTCGTCGCCGGACTTGGGCTCGAgcaag GTTGGGGAAATCCCATTGGTGCAGGCGGGTGGGTTGGATTAGATATGGCAATCGATACTACCGCTACTCTCCCCATCGCCGGATTCGGGCTCGGGcaag GCTGAGGAAATCCCATTGGCGCAGGCGGGTCGGTTGGATTAGATATGGCAACCGATACTACCGCTACTCACCCCGTCGCCGGATTCGGGCTCGGGCAAG GTTGGTGAAATCCCATTGGCGCAGGGGGGTGGGTTGGATTAGATATGGCAACCGATACTACCGCTACTCTCCCCGTCGCCGGACTTGGGTTCGGGGAAG GTTGGTGAAATCCCATTGGCGCAAGCGGGTGGGTTGGATTAGATATGGCAACCGATACTACCGCTACTCTCCCCATCGCCAGATTCGGGCTCGGGcaag GTTGGGGAAATCCCATTGGCCCAGGCGGGTGGGTTGGATTAGATATGGCAACCGATACTACCGCTACTCTCCCCGTCGCCGGACTTGGGTTCGGggaag GTTGGTGAAATCCCATTGGCGCAAGCGGGTGGGTTGGATTAGATATGGCAACCGATACTACCGCTACTCTCCCCATCGCCGGATTCGGGCTCGAGcaag GCTGGGGAAATCCCATTGGCCCAGGCGGGTGGGTTGGATTAGATATGGCAACCGATACTACCGCTACTCTCCCCGTCGCCGGACTTGGGTTCGGggaag GTTGGTGAAATCCCATTGGCGCAAGCGGGTGGGTTGGATTAGATATGGCAACCGATACTACCGCTACTCTCCCCATCGCCGGATTCGGGCTCGGGcaag GTTGGGGAAATCCCATTGGCCCAGGTGGGTGGGTTGGATTAGATATGGCAACCGATACTACCGCTACTCTCCCCATCGCCGGATTCGGGCTCGGGcaag GTTGGTGAAATCGCATCGGCGCAGCGGGGTGGGTTGGATTAGATATGGCAACCGATACTACCGCTACTCTCCCCATCGCCGGACTTGGGCTCGGGCAAG GTTGGGGAAATCCCATTGGCGCAGAGGGGTGGGTTGGATTAGATATGGCAACCGATACTACCGCTACTCTCGTCGTCGCCGGACTTGGGCTCGAgcaag GTTGGGGAAATCCCATTGGTGCAGGCGGGTGGGTTGGATTAGATATGGCAATCGATACTACCGCTACTCTCCCCATCGCCGGATTCGGGCTCGGGcaag GCTGAGGAAATCCCATTGGCGCAGGCGGGTCGGTTGGATTAGATATGGCAACCGATACTACCGCTACTCACCCCGTCGCCGGACTTGGGTTCGGGGAAG GTTGGTGAAATCGCATCGGCGCAGGGGGGTGGGTTGGATTAGATATGGAAACCGATACTACCGCTACTCTCCCCATCGCCGGATTCGGGCTCAGGCAAG GATGGTGAAAACCCATTGGCGCAGAGGGGTGGGTTGGATTAGATATGGCAACCGATACTACCGCTACTCTCCCCGTCGCCGGACTTGGGTTCGGGGAAG GTTGGTGAAATCCCATTGGTGCAGGCGTGTGGGTTGGATTAGATATGGCAACCGGTATTACCGCTACTCTCCTCGTTGCCGGACTTGGGTTCGGggaag GTTGGGGAAATCCCATTGGCGCAAGCGGGTGGGTTGGATTAGATATGGCAACCGATACTACCGCTACTCTCCCCATCGCCGGATTCGGGCTCGGGcaag GTTGGGGAAATCCCATTGGCCCAGGCGGGTGGGTTGGATTAGATATGGCAACCGATACTACCGCTACTCTCCCCATCGCCGGACTTGGGTTCGGGGAAG GTTGGTGAAATCCCATTGGTGCAGGCGTGTGGGTTGGATTAGATATGGCAACCGGTATTACCGCTACTCTCCTCGTCGCCGGACTTTGGTTCGGggaag GTTGGGGAAATCCCATTGGCCCAGGCGGGTGGGTTGGATTAGATATGGCAACCGATACTACCGCTACTCTCCCCGTCGCCGGACTTGGGTTCGGggaag GTTGGTGAAATCCCATTGGCGCAAGCGGGTGGGTTGGATTAGATATGGCAACCGATACTACCGCTACTCTCCCCATCGCCGGATTCGGGCTCGGGcaag GCTGAGGAAATCCCATTGGCGCAGGCGGGTCGGTTGGATTAGATATGGCAACCGATACTACCGCTACTCACCCCGTCGCCGGACTTGGGTTCGGGGAAG GTTGGTGAAATCGCATCGGCGCAGGGGGGTGGGTTGGATTAGATATGGAAACCGATACTACCGCTACTCTCCCCATCGCCGGATTCGGGCTCGGGCAAG GATGGTGAAATCCCATTGGCGCAGAGGGGTGGGTTGGATTAGATATGGCAACCGATACTACCGCTACTCTCCCCGTCGCCGGACTTGGGTTCGGGGAAG GTTGGTGAAATCCCATTGGTGCAGGCGTGTGGGTTGGATTAGATATGGCAACCGGTATTACCGCTACTCTCCTCGTCGCCGGACTTGGGCTCGAggaag GTTGGTGAAATCCCATTGGCGCAAGCGGGTGGGTTGGATTAGATATGGCAACCGATACTACCGCTACTCTCCCCATCGCCGGATTCGGGCTCGGGcaag GTTGGTGAAATCCCATTGGCCCAGGCGGGTGGGTTGGATTAGATATGGCAACCGATACTACCGCTACTCTCCCCGTCGCCGGACTTGGGTTCGGggaag GTTGGTGAAATCCCATTGGCGCAAGCGGGTGGGTTGGATTAGATATGGCAACCGATACTACCGCTACTCTCCCCATCGCCGGATTCGGGCTCGGGcaag GTTGGTGAAATCGCATCGGCGCAGCGGGGTGGGTTGGATTAGATATGGCAACCGATACTACCGCTACTCTCCCCATCGCCGGACTTGGGCTCGGGCAAG GTTGGTGAAATCCCATTGGCGCAGGCGGGTGGGTTGGATTAGATATGGCAACCGATACTACCGCTACTCTCCCCATCGCCGGATTCGGGCTCGGGcaag GCTGAGGAAATCCCATTGGCGCAGGCGGGTTGGTTGGATTAGATATGGCAACCGATACTACCGCTACTCTCCCCGTCGCCGGACTTGGGTTCGGGGAAG ATCTAGGTTGATGAAATCCCATAGGCGCAGACGGGTGGGTTGGATTAGATATGGTAACCGATACTATCGCTACTCTCCCCGTCGCCGGACTTGGGCTCGGGCAAG GTTGGGGAAATCCAAATCGCGTAGGCGTGTGGGTTGGATTAGATATGGCAACCGATACTACCGCTACTCTCCCCGGCGCCGGACCAGTGCTCCGgcaag GTTGGTGAAATCCCATTGGCACAGGCCAGTGGGTCTGATTAGATATGGCAACCGATACAACCGCTACTCTACCTATCGACGGACTTCGGCTCGTGCCAG GTTGGTGAAATCCCATTGGCACAAGCGGGTGGGGTGGACTAGATATGGCAACCGATACTACCGCTACTTTCCCTATCGCTGGACTTGGGCTCAGGCTCAG AGATTCTGTCAGTCCAAGAATGCAAACCTGGCATCTGTGCGCAATCTCGGAGAGTATCGTGCAATTCAGAGGGTCATATATCGTGTCACCCATAGGTTTGTCCCTACATGGATCGGAGGCTCTGATGCTCAACAG gAGCGTTTTTGGTTTTGGATTGATGGAACTCCTTTCAGATTTACATACTGGTGTCCTGCAGAGCCGAACAATGCTGGGAGCAGAGAGCACTGCCTACACATGAATTGGACAG GATGCAGGTGTATAAATGATGCACCCTGTTACAACCAATACCCATTTGTATGTGTCTTGAAAAGTGGATGA